The segment GGGATTCCGCAAGCATCGCGGTTGCAGTAGCGATTATCTCTGCGTTGAAAGACGTTCCGATTAAGCAGAGTTACGCGATGACAGGAAGTCTTTCTGTCCGTGGAGAAACATTGCCTGTCGGTGGCGTGACTGCGAAAGTTGAAGCGGCGATTGAAGCAGGAATCAAGAAGGTCATTGTTCCCAAATCAAACCTTCAGGATATTGTTCTTTCTGAAAAACAGCTGGAGAAGATCAAGATCATCCCAGTAGAAACATTAGAAGAAGTATTAGAAGAAGTACTTGACTGGAAAGGCAAAGAAAGTGTTTTTAAGAAGATGTTGAAGAAGTAATTAAAAAAACAACAACACAAGCACAGCAAGCACAATCATGTTTCCAAAATCCGCGATAGATGTCGTAATAGGAATCAAGAAGTTGTTTGGATCTTCTTTCTTTTTGAAAATATAAATCCCTGCAAAGATAGTAACAAAGAAGAGTATAGTGACAAGAATAATGACATCAAAAATAGTGATAAGCATTATCTTAAACGCGAATAATGAAGTAACAAGGAGCGGTGCGCGCGTGAATTTAGAAAGAAGTAGAGCAATTGATGCAGAAAGAACCGCGGTAATGATAGCGATAATAAAGATCTGCCAGAATAAGACTTTGACTTGCTGTTCTTTCCACCATTGTTTTTGTACTTCTCCTTTATGCAACATAGTAGAGAATCGTGAAGCGATAATGGAACCATAATCCCCAACCATATCGTTGAGTGCTGGCAAGAGAATAACAAGCGGAAGCATCGTGAGGAACAACGCCTTAATTTGTTCAAGCGCGAGCCCACCAACAGAGCTAATGATGGACGCGAGGATAATTATTTTAAGACTTTCTTTAAGAATTGTCTTGGGAACGTTCGTGTGCATGCCATATTCTTTGACGTAAAATAATGTTTTCTTGGAAATCCGATGCACATGATGAATCTTATGGATTAACGGATGGTGTTTGTGTCGCAGTACTTTCTGTAATTTTTTTAAGTGATGCCGTGCCTTATGGCGCCTGAAGATCTTGAGATTAAAATTAAAGTTCATAAGATCACCAAGGTAAAGAGAATCGCGGCGATGCTCGTAATATCTCCGAGTGATGTGAGAAATGGTCCCATAATATTGTTTGGATCATGCCCTTTCTTGAAAAGGTAAAACGTTGCGAAGAGCGCAATGGGAATCTCAAGTAAATTTGCGATGAGTCCTGCGATGACAATAATCAAAATGAGTTTGGGGGTATAGTATTCAAACACAAAATAATTCATCAGGAAAACAACAATACCAAGGAGGAAAGAAAGAATAAAGGACAGCAGGAATGACGCGATGACATTTCCATGAATAATATTCTTTTTTGTTTGGTTTGTTCCCTTTGGCTTGATAATGCCCAGAAATAATCCGGAACTTAATCGTGATGCCATGGGCGCGCTGATGTTGGCGCGCATTTCAAGAAAACCTGGCAATAAAATGAGCATGCTTGGAATCAAGAGAAGCTGATCCGTGTAAAGTGCCAGCGCAGAACCTGCGATGAGTCCACCGATAATCGAGACAAGTTGTGACCAGAAGATTTCTTTGAAGTTTTCATCAAAGATTTTGTATTGAACCTTGGAGAGTTCTTTGGGCATAAAGAAACTTTTGAGATGATTTTGCTTAAATAAGTTTGGATTTTTTGTTACTGAAGATAGACGAAATACGCTGTTTTAACAGAATTTATAAAAAATAGAATACGCACGATATTTATGAAATCCATGATCGGAATAGTTTGTCAAGAGTTAGAAAAGACCTGGAAAAACATACGACTCTTTGCTTTTAACAATAGAACTATTTTTGAAATACTTTTTATTCTTTTGTATGCACTTCTTCAGATTGCTTTGATTTTTTTTGTTGAGGTCTATCCTATTAAAATCACCTTTATCCTTTCCGTCTTTGCGATTTTAGTACTTTCTCTCTTTGCGCTTCATAAATTACTGATGGAATCAAGAATAAGATTATTGGAAAATCGAGTAGCTGAAATGACTCTTGGAAAAGAAGCCCTGTTATCCATAATAAGAGAGATTTATGAAAGTTACAGTAAAATACACACAGAAGCAAGATCAGAATCAAAAAGTATATATAATAAAAGAGAGGATAAAATATTATGAAATCTAATAATAACAAAGAATTTGAAAAATATTTGGATGAAGAGAAAAAAAAGGTAGATGCGCTTATGAAGCGCGCAGAGGAAGCAAGCAAACGTTTTGATGATATAGTACGCGAGTTTCGCCAGGGCTGCTAATTGGTCGAAATGCTTATAAATTATATACGAATTTCTTAAATAATGAGATTAGACGAACTTGTTGCTTCAGCGTTTCAAGGAGAACTTGAAATCGATGTCCATAGAGTAACTCCTGTTAACGGTTCTGGAAAAAGCCAGTTTCGCGGGATTGTCAATTACGCGAATGGTTCTGGTATTGTGCATCAAGGTGTTTTAGATCTGCTTGTTAATGGTGCTGAAGCAGACGTTTCTTTTGATACGATGTATGTCGATACAATTCCTATTCCTTCTAACCTTGGAATAAATGATTCATTTCCAGTGACTTATGTTTCACATCATGAAACAGAAGGCAATGGGAGAATGCCAATAAAGATTATTTCGATTGGAAAGAGTGAAGGAGAAGAAACAGCTCCTCTCCAAAAAATAGAGTATGCTTCATTAACAGCTGAAAGTGATGGATTAGTAATGCTTCTTCCAAATGTTGCTATTGTAGACAGGGAAATGCTTGAGAATAGGGGTCTTACTGAGGGGCGAGCAAGAGATAGAACGCATAACAGCAAGAAGTATGGATTTCTGCGATACAATGCTGTTGTTTCTGGAAAAATGCGAACACAGATTCTTGTTCCATATGAAGCAAGGACTGTTTTCTTTGGTGACAAAGAAATAGAACAACATGTATTTTCAGGAGTTCGACTCATTCCAAAAGAAAGACTAGAAAAATATTGTAAGAGAGAAGAAATTTCTCTCCCGAAGAAAGTGAGTATTCCTGAAATCAGAATAGAAGATGTTTCTTATGTTCCTGCTTCAGTAATTGATCTGTTTAAAACAACGAAAAGGTCACAAAGAGGTCATCCCAAAGGAGGAGAAGAAGTCAATGCTTCTGTCCAATATACACTTGAAGAAAAAGGACTTATCACAGTGGTAAAAGAGATTGCGGAGCTAGATAGAATAGAACTCTGGACAAAGACTAAAATAAAGTCGCAAGGATACGCAGGACAAGTACTTCGCCGAGAAACAGAAAGACATGGATTTGTCGATTACGCAACGCATACCAAAACAGGCTCTCTCAAGCGAGTAACACTTGTTCCAAAAGGAAGCGAAGAAAGAATTTACAAAGGATTAACATTTGATACATTTATAGATCTTGAATTAATTGCAAAAGAAAGTGTTCAAGCGTATACAGCAGAAAAAGGACACGCAGAAATAAACCCCATAAAGGCATCAGTAATAAGAATACAGGGGAGAGAATATTATCTCGCAAGCCAAATTGAAGAAATAATGAAAGAAGAGCAAGGGCAAGTTTCTAAAAAAGAAAAGAAGCAAAAAGTGAAAAAAGAAGAAGAAGGGAAGCCACTACAACCTTCTTTAGAAGGAACTGCACAAATAAAATACCATACAATAACAAGAACAGTGAATGGAATAGAAATATACGTCATGAAAGACGTTGCGACAGTGAGCAGAGAGCTTCTCCTGCAAAAAGGATTAACTGATAATCAAACACAGGGGGCACTTTATGACAGCGTAAAATTCAGAGGATTCGTAAACTATGAAAGCAGAACAAATGGCAAGCGAATATATGTTCTTGTTCCAAAAGAGAGCGTAGGTGTATTCCGCAAAGATCTCGTTTTAGAAGAAGAGCATTTTAGAAACATTGAATTACTTGCAGAAGAAAGTGTTGCTGCGTATGTAAAGCAATATGTAACTGGAGAGAATGAAGCGATCAAAAATAAAATAAAAGAAAGTCAAACAATGAGAAAAGATGGAAAAATCTATGTGTTAAAAGAAAGCATTGATGCTATTTTGAAAGAAGTAGGAATTGATAGTTCAGTAAAAGCAGAGACGAGAGATAAAGCAAAGGGAGAGAGAAAGAAAAAAGATGCTTCTGTTGATACTATAATTAATATCCATGAATACAGACCTTTAGGAACAACAGAGAAGAATGTCTATACTTATGATGGAAAAAGTGCGCCACTCTTTGATGAAGCAGAGAACGTTGTAAAATATGGAGAAATTTTCAATCCATTTACTCCCGAGCATCTTACAGGAGGGGCAAGAAGCACATACCAAGATGCGATGCGGGATAAAATCCTCCGAACAACTGCCGCAAAAGACAGAAGAGATAAAGAAGGAAATCCTGTTCCTGAAACAGAAGTAGGAAGAGGAAAAAAGCATTATCTTGAAACAAAAGTTGCAAATCTGTGTATTATGTATTTAGTGGATCAAGGATATACAATGCCTGCAAAAGTTGAATAAGAAAAGACAGAAAGGAAAATGGTAGAACCAAATTATAGCCGAGAACTTCTTCATTACATTCCAGATCCTTCTAAAAGAGAAATGAAAGCAGGAAGAATAGAAGGACTTGAAACAGCAGTTCTTAGAGCAGTGCAAAAATCAGTACAACCATTAATGACAGCGATATCTCTTGAAAATGTTGATGCATATCTTTCGCAGAAATATGGAAAAGAGATTGTACTGAATGGACAAGGAGAAGCGTTGAAAGCGTATGAATATGAAGGAAAAAGATTTTACAGAAGAAGTGATTTAGATGCGTTAGAGATTACTATTCCTAAAGAAATTCCCACGCCTCCTGTGCAAGAGGATAAAGAAGAGAAGAATCCGCCTCCAGAACTCAGGAAAGATGAAGAAACAATAATTCCTGCAGAAAAAGAGATTGAAGAAGGAAAGGAACAAGAAGAAGAACCTAAAGCAAGAGAACCTATCGCTCCAAAAGCTGAACCAGTGCCTCCTCCTGTATACACAAACGCAGAGCGAACAGAAAGATTTCTTCCTCCTTCTCGCGATGAAATCGAAATAACACCCGCGATGCTTTTGTATCACGCGCTTGCGCGATATGGTGTTCTTGAAAAAGGAAATAAAGAAGGTGTTGCAAGAGTAGAAGAAGCATTGGAGTATATCAGTCATCTTCAAAGAGGGATTCTAGAATTATATTATGTCAAAGGTGGCGTTGCGAGAAGAATAGAAGAAAGATTTGGAATAACGCACAGCCAATACATCAGAGAAAGAAAAACCGCTGAAGATATTATGAAGGCAGTTCTTGCGGGAACCTATAATCCTTTAGCAAAAAGAGAAACAAAAGAGAAACCTCCAAGACCAAGCGAAACAACACACCTGAAAAAAGAAAGCAAGTATGGTGATGATCCTCTGCAATGGTATAAAGATCATTGTAGTGGCATGACAAGAACAGAACTTCAAAAAAAGCATAAAGGATTGTATGCGCGTTTACACCAACTGAACCTTATAGAGCACGTTCCGAAAAAAGAGAGATACGCAAGAAGAAGCAATGATGAAGAAACAGAAGAACCTGATGAAGAAGAACAGAAACCCACGCAAAAGAAAAAACCTGCTGAAGCAAAACCTCAACGTATGTCAGAAAGACAAAAAGATCTTCTCAGAAGATTTGCGGAACATCGAGCAACGCATGGAAAACCAGAAGACGAAGAACTAACACCAGAAATAGAAGGAGAAAGATTATACTACGCGACAAAGCAATGGAAAACAGTTGCCGCGTTGGAAGATGCTTTGAATAAATCACATGCACAAGCAAATCAGATAGACAAACTCCGTGGGAAAAAGCTTCCTGATGATTTCGCGAGAATTACCGATGGAGACGCGACTATTGATTTCCTTGTTCGAGATGAATGCTATGCAATTGCAGATGTATATGTACGTGAAGTATACACACGAGCTGTTGAAGGAGTAGTATGGCCAATCTCTGATGAACATATCCAGAAACAAGAAAAAGAAAATCCAAGAGATCCAAAGAAAAAAATAAAAGTGAAAGAAGAAGAAATTCGAGCAGGATTTGTTGCTGCGTATGAAGCATATCTAAAAAAACCATCAGAAGACGCGCTTATCGCGCTTTTCAAGAATACGCCAAGACTTTCGAGGGGATATATTGCGACAGTGGGATGGTATTTTGCGAGTAAGGATGAGAAAGACGAAAAAAGAAAAGGAGATTGGAATGGAAGCAAATGGAGATATACGCCAACATGGAAAGACGCGTGGACTTTTTTTGTTCCTGATAAAAATATACATAGAAAGAAAAGAACTGGAACACCTGTTTTGCTTTCAGAACCACAATTTGGACATCTCTTAGAAGGAAGTACAGAAAAAGTATTGCGAAGCAGATACAGGCAACTGTGGTACCACGCGGAAACAGCGCGAGGGAATACAGTAACAAAATACACAGGATTTGCTGTTTCACAAGCAAAAAAGTTTGATTGGACAGAAATTCCTCTTAGCGACAGAATCAGTCTCGCGAAAGAAGGACTTCTTCGCGCGTCACAAAAATATGATCCAACTTCTGACAGCAATTTTGCGACATATGCGTCACATTGGATAAAAGCAATGATTACGCGAGAACATAGAGGGTCAAGTAATATTCGAATTACCGCAAACATGTGGGAAAAGATTTTCAAAATCCAAAGAGAGATAAAAGATATTAAGAAAGACGACCTAGATATTGATGAAGAAGAATTATACGCGCTTGTTCAAGAAAGAACAGGTATTGCGCGTGAAACCATAAAGACTGCGCTGCAAGCAGTAGCGGATTATAATAGCGTAGTATCACTCGATGACAAAGCATATAGTGAAGCGGGAAGCAAAGGAAGAAATGAAAAGCGACTGAGTGATATGATCGCTGATAAAAGCGCGATTGGCGTAGATGAAGAAGCTGTTCAGAAAGATCAAGGAGAAAACCTCAAAAGAGCTCGCAATGGACTAACAGAACGAGAGAATTATGTTTTAGACAGAAGATTTGATGGAGGAGATTGGGAAGGACAAACACTTTCTGAAGTAGGAAAAGAGATGGGATTGAGTAGAGAACGAGTAAGACAGATTCAACTGGATGCATTAGATAAACTTCGAGGAGAGCTTAACAAACCAGCTCCAAGAATATCTGAAGAAGATAAAGCTTCTTCAAATGATACAGGGAAACAAAGAAAAGCAGTAGCTCTTAGAGAACATAGAGAAGAAGATATGATCGTTGGTACAGCAATCCCAAACACATACACAGGACAAGCATATTCACCAGAAGATCCAGAGACACAAGAAATCACAAGAAGATTTACTCCCTCCAGCAGAGATATTGTTGAACGCTATTACATGAGAGGAGAGTCCTTAGTAAAAATCAGAGCAGATACAAAACAACCTCTTGAACACATCGTTAGACTTCTTGAAAACGCAGGCAAACTTCTTCCAAAGTAAATTCTCTCCGAAATATTTATATTCTTCAGAAAAAGAAAGGGCGCTGAGGCGGGGAATCGAACCCCGATAGGCGCTAACCTAATGGTTCACTCGTGCTCTCTGTGTGAACAGGGAGCATTTGAGACCATTGCCCTTCCAATTAGGCGTCCTCAGCATAGCACTTTCTTAAAACAAACATATTAAAGTAAGTATCGACGAGAATTCCGAAAATCTTACGAACATTCCGAAGGATTTTCGGTTTTAGCGAATATGTTTCGCCAAGATTCCAAAAGTGGCAGAAATTTTCGGACATACCGAAAGAGGTTTAAAAGAAAATCTACTTTCCCTTCTTCTTAAATCTCGAAAAATACACAATACTAAACAATAGAATTACAGGAATAACTAATGGAATGTAAAAGTACCATTGCGATTTCACATCTTCAATGTCAGAAACAATAATAGGAACAATCTCTTCACTTTCCGCAGTGTTCAAAGGAAGATTAACATCATACTCTACAGTTTGTGTCGTGTCAACAGCGGAAAAGTGCCACATCATAACTGGATCAACATCAAGAACAGAATAATTACCCGCAAGAGTGAGATTGTTCAAGTGGCTGACAACTTCCTTTGGAAGGACAGCATAGAGAGAAACCTCTTTGCCAATCGCGGATGCGATTGCTGGTTTCACACTCAAGCGAATACGCGTGTGTTCTTCTTCTTCTCCAGTAAATTTATTTCGGACAGTGATAGTCGTGACATATTTCTTGACAGTAAAAAAAGTGGAGCTTGTTTGATATTCCTGCTGACTCACAGAAACACTGTCCAAATCTTCCTGACGAACAACATAAGAGGAAGTTTGTTCTCCCTCACTGGAAAGTAATTCATAGTAATCATCAAGGTTGACCGCGATGTAAAAGATCGCGCTATCGCTGCCAAGTTGATTCCCTGCAGCGTCATAAGCAATAACAGTAAGATTCTGGAAAGCGCTCAAGTAGCCGATCAAATCAAGGGGCTCAAGATCATCTGATTTAAATTCGATAATAGAATTATCAGGAACTGCGTCCCGCATGCTCATGTTGCCGACATACTGCACCCATTCATTGTTTCGCATAATTCTATAATACGCGACATTTTCAGAAACAGAAACGTTCAAACGAAGATGATGCGCTTTTCCACCTGTTCTGGGATAATCAAAGTAGGTCTCGCTCCATGGACCGTAGGTAACCCCATCTTCTGGGAAGTTGAGGGTAATCGCAGACGCTGTTTCCTGACCGAAAATTGTTGGAAGAAAGAAAAGTGTGACTAAGAAAAGAATACTAAAATAGGAAACACACCTCTTCATAGCTGTATTTTGAAAATATGACTATAAATAGTTTGCTAAAAAAACAATACGCGAAAAATGAGGAAAACTTTATATTCTTTAGAGAAAAAGAAGACGCTGAGGCGGGGAATTGAACCCCGAAAGGCCCTGACAGACCTTATGGTTCACTCATGCTCTTTGTTGAGCAAAGAGCATTTGAGACCATTGCCCTACCAATTAGGCGTCCTCAGCAAAATACATGTCAATTTCTTAGAACAAACATATTAAAATCTCTTCCGACGGTTATTCCGAAAATCTTACGGACATTCCGAAGGATTTTCGGATAAGGCGAATACGTTTCGGTATTTTTGTTTTTTCGCATGTTTTTTTCGAATACACCGAAAAGAATAGGAACAAAAATCACGAAACAATCCAAATCCGCAACATATAAATACTCCTAAACGACAAAAAAGCCATGGAACAACAGGAAGAGCTGAAGACAGAAGTAGATGCATTTTTGGAATTAGTCAAAAAGTACAGAAAAATGTCGCTTATCGACGCTGCGAAAGAAATGAATGTCCCTGTCCAAACCATCCAGTTGTGGGCAGATTTTCTTGTCGAAGAAGGAATTTTAGGAATCGAATACAAATTTACCACGCCGTATGTCTTTATACTTGAAGAAAAGAAAGGAAAAGGCGGACTGGGCTTTATCGGTTTTGATACAAAAGAAGTGTTTTATGATAAAGCGAAGAAGAAAGGCATTAAAGAACAACAAATCAGAATCCTCTGGCTCAAATATCTCAACGCGAATGAAGATTCCATGAAAAAAGTGTTTGAAGATAAAGCGCGGGAGCGCGGCATTCCTAGCCAGAAAGTCCCTACACTATGGAAAAAATATTACGCGTACTTAAAAAGTGAAGCAGAAGAAAGTACCTAAAAAATTCATGAGATGAAAAACAATGGACATTGACGAATTTTTAGAATCAGAAGGAAGTCCTGAAGAAAAAGGAGGACGAAAGGAGTTAGTAGAAAAACAGTCCGCAGAATTTATTACTGATCTTTCTCTTGAAGGCCAAGTCGCGAAAATCCGTGAACTCATGCAGGCAAAACGCTACAAGGACGCGGAAAAAGTATATTTTACTGTCAAAGAACAATACGCGACGCTTGCAAAGAGACAGGAAGAAGCGCGAAGAAAAATCCACAGAGAACTCACCGCGATCAACAAAGAACTCCTCGAGCATTTAGACAAAGTGAAAGGAGAAATGGAACAGCGAACAATGGTCATTAATGATTTGCTCAGCAAAGCGCAGCAATATATGCTGCAAGGCAACACAGAAAAAGCAAATCAGTTATACCTCCAAGTGAGAGAAATTTTCAAACAGATTCCAGACGCGTTCGCGGAACGAAAAATGCTTATCGAAAACCAAATTCTCACATTCTACTCACAACTGGTGAATGAGTTCAACAAAAAGAATTATGGAGTATTGCTTCAAAAGCGCGATGAGATTATGCGCCATGTAGAAATCGCGACAAACTTCGTGAATCTTGGAAAAGGTC is part of the Candidatus Woesearchaeota archaeon genome and harbors:
- a CDS encoding sigma-70 family RNA polymerase sigma factor, whose amino-acid sequence is MVEPNYSRELLHYIPDPSKREMKAGRIEGLETAVLRAVQKSVQPLMTAISLENVDAYLSQKYGKEIVLNGQGEALKAYEYEGKRFYRRSDLDALEITIPKEIPTPPVQEDKEEKNPPPELRKDEETIIPAEKEIEEGKEQEEEPKAREPIAPKAEPVPPPVYTNAERTERFLPPSRDEIEITPAMLLYHALARYGVLEKGNKEGVARVEEALEYISHLQRGILELYYVKGGVARRIEERFGITHSQYIRERKTAEDIMKAVLAGTYNPLAKRETKEKPPRPSETTHLKKESKYGDDPLQWYKDHCSGMTRTELQKKHKGLYARLHQLNLIEHVPKKERYARRSNDEETEEPDEEEQKPTQKKKPAEAKPQRMSERQKDLLRRFAEHRATHGKPEDEELTPEIEGERLYYATKQWKTVAALEDALNKSHAQANQIDKLRGKKLPDDFARITDGDATIDFLVRDECYAIADVYVREVYTRAVEGVVWPISDEHIQKQEKENPRDPKKKIKVKEEEIRAGFVAAYEAYLKKPSEDALIALFKNTPRLSRGYIATVGWYFASKDEKDEKRKGDWNGSKWRYTPTWKDAWTFFVPDKNIHRKKRTGTPVLLSEPQFGHLLEGSTEKVLRSRYRQLWYHAETARGNTVTKYTGFAVSQAKKFDWTEIPLSDRISLAKEGLLRASQKYDPTSDSNFATYASHWIKAMITREHRGSSNIRITANMWEKIFKIQREIKDIKKDDLDIDEEELYALVQERTGIARETIKTALQAVADYNSVVSLDDKAYSEAGSKGRNEKRLSDMIADKSAIGVDEEAVQKDQGENLKRARNGLTERENYVLDRRFDGGDWEGQTLSEVGKEMGLSRERVRQIQLDALDKLRGELNKPAPRISEEDKASSNDTGKQRKAVALREHREEDMIVGTAIPNTYTGQAYSPEDPETQEITRRFTPSSRDIVERYYMRGESLVKIRADTKQPLEHIVRLLENAGKLLPK
- a CDS encoding magnesium transporter, with the protein product MNFNFNLKIFRRHKARHHLKKLQKVLRHKHHPLIHKIHHVHRISKKTLFYVKEYGMHTNVPKTILKESLKIIILASIISSVGGLALEQIKALFLTMLPLVILLPALNDMVGDYGSIIASRFSTMLHKGEVQKQWWKEQQVKVLFWQIFIIAIITAVLSASIALLLSKFTRAPLLVTSLFAFKIMLITIFDVIILVTILFFVTIFAGIYIFKKKEDPNNFLIPITTSIADFGNMIVLAVLVLLFF
- a CDS encoding magnesium transporter, producing MPKELSKVQYKIFDENFKEIFWSQLVSIIGGLIAGSALALYTDQLLLIPSMLILLPGFLEMRANISAPMASRLSSGLFLGIIKPKGTNQTKKNIIHGNVIASFLLSFILSFLLGIVVFLMNYFVFEYYTPKLILIIVIAGLIANLLEIPIALFATFYLFKKGHDPNNIMGPFLTSLGDITSIAAILFTLVIL